From the Pomacea canaliculata isolate SZHN2017 linkage group LG14, ASM307304v1, whole genome shotgun sequence genome, one window contains:
- the LOC112555286 gene encoding uncharacterized protein LOC112555286: MAIEWLRCGHHVYVVSTWMESLAACTMLYHLLLQTVKTQQSAGVSPGQPHLLQYDLDGGVDVEKAVNELSQAASGGSLYVIADEVGNNYSLDYRISNFQTLCELLLKRFPRLHLWAASCFHDYAPTGWQVEYLTRPLRSPPTVVREVEQDGRITRDRQVLPYSERGVPDHTDGPPVTRLYHPGQGHSGRRPGECVTCGREVASFLHSLRVSVTGRSTTTSTTFTSTSGGTTPTCLKWRDVLVLYWDYVSDHLGVVTGLQKAGIPVRVMKDDDIDDVVTARSDVVWVASGHRVRGLERKVVVCLEDPDYDIFRSKSLQLYNFNTARLDLMSRCTSQLVIVSTDDKPLEGD, encoded by the exons atggccatagagtggctgcgatgtggtcaccacgtctacgttgtcagtacgtggatGGAGAGTCTAGCAGCgtgcaccatgttgtatcacctgttgctgcagacagtaaagacacaacagtcagcaggtgtatcacccggtcagcctcacctcctgcagtatgacctTGATGGCGGTGTAGACGtagagaaggccgtcaacgaattgtcacaggcggcgagcggagggtcgttgtacgtcatcgctgatgaagtagggaATAACTACAG tcTTGACTACAGAATCAGCAACTTCCAGACGTTGTGTGAGTTGCTGCTGAAACGgtttcctcgtctccatctgtgggcggcaagttgtttccatgactACGCACCaaccggctggcaagtggaatatttaacaagacccctccgctctcctccgaccgtcgtcagggaagtcgagcaggacgggAGGATCACTAGAGACCGTCAGGTACTGCCGTACAGTGaacgaggtgtgcccgaccacacagacggcccgccagtcacacgactgtatcacccaggtcagggtcactcaggtcgaAGACCAGGTGAATGTGTCACGTgtggtcgtgaggtggccagcttcctacacagtctccgtgttagtgttacag ggagaagcacaacaacatctacaacattcaCTTCTACcagtggcggcacaacaccaACCTGTCTaaagtggagagacgtgctggtgttgtactgggatTATGTTAGTGATCATTTgggtgtggtcacaggactgcaaaaagcgggtatcccagtgcgagtgatgaaggatgatgacatcgacgACGTGgtcacggcccgcagtgacgtggtgtgggtggcgagtggacatcgtgttcgtggtctggagagaaaagtcgtcgtctgccTGGAGGACCCTGATTACGATATATTCAGATCTAAGTCTTTACAACTGTACAACTTTAATACTgcccgacttgacctcatgtcccgctgtacgtcacaacttgtgattgtctccactGACGACAAGCcgctagaaggtgactga
- the LOC112554830 gene encoding uncharacterized protein LOC112554830 has translation MSGPPPSASQQGECRKGGPGGESSRGGGRVEVYLHAVTDEQAALLQNTESICLLDEVRTKSGADVNFDVNSSPVLGRKVVTIRGVPSQIDEAVKLINQKLTLSEQAQTFWLQWVEAAFPDLDSDAYFLPPVYFNRMPMTSESIAGESIMVLQPAPGKAGQSNKQAMTPPAAGQAPRPQPPRVLDSDTRDDAAMNRVLMCLQTMSKQNKEVLVGLSQLKFGQYLSEPCYSAAVAQLPVALSLPPCLPRNWKQGDFDVLLLHRHFGLVVLEVKTFGDNLQALKMPQQKIDNNIKQKLKDAASQLDKAEAMLSHLVSDIAPGLRITKTIAFPNLTARQLQQAISSDTHIVQDLCLCLGTTDPSDIPEDKIINQAFWDL, from the exons atgtctggtcccccgccgtctgcttcacaacag ggAGAATGCCGGAAAGGAGGCCCTGGAGGAGAAAGTTCTAGAGGCGGCGGAAGAGTcgaagtttacctacacgccgtgACCGACGAACAGGCTGCACTACTTCAGAATACAG AAAGCATATGTCTACTTGACGAGGTGAGAACAAAGTCAGGCGCTGACGTAAACTTTGATGTCAACTCGTCACCTGTACTCGGTAGGAAGGTTGTCACCATACGTGGTGTTCCATCTCAGATCGACGAAGCAGTCAAGCTCATCAATCAAaag TTAACATTATCAGAacaagcccagacattctggttacaatgggttgaggccgcgttccctgatctcgactctgacgcctacttcctgcctcctgtctacttcaaccgcatGCCGATGACCAGCGAGTCCATTGCTGGTGAGAGTATTATGGTCCTTCAGCCAGCACCTGGAAAGGCCGGTCAGTCCAACAAACAAGCGATGACTCCACCTGCTGCTGGTCAGGCTCCCAGACCTCAACCTCCTCGAGTTCTGGACAGTGATACCAGAGACGATGCCGCCATGAATCGGGTTCTCATGTGTCTGCAGACAATGTctaaacagaacaaagaagttTTGGTAGGACTCAGTCAGCTGAAGTTCGGACAGTACTTgagtgaaccttgttactcagCCGCAGTTGCCCAGTTACCTGTAGCCCTCAGTCTTCCGCCGTGTCTGCCCCGAAACTGGaaacaaggagactttgatgtacTTCTTCTTCACCGACATTTTGGTTTGGTCGTACTTGAGGTGAAGACATTTGGTGACAACCTACAGGCACTGAAAATGCCACAGCAGaaaatagataataatataaaacaaaagctgaaaGACGCCgcgtcacagctggacaaggcggaggccatgttgtctcacctggtgtccgacatcgctcccggtctgcgcatcacgaagaccatcgctttccccaacctcacggctcgtcaacttcaacaggccatctccagCGACACCCACATAGTTCAA gatctgtgtctgtgtctgggaacaacagaccccTCCGACAttccag AGGATAAGATCATTAATCAAGCTTTTTGGGACTTGTAA